CGCAGATCAACCAATTTTCATCCGCGGTTAGGGTTAGCTCTTTTTTGCACTGGGGACAGACAAGAATATCCAGCAGCTCTTTGTTGAAAGCCATTTTTTTCTCCTGCACAATCTGGCGATGTTTCGTGAATTCCTAACCCGGCGCAGCCGGGACCAAACAGGTTTAAGTTATAGTGAAATTAAATACGTTGAAAGTATTATTACCATGAAGAGCTTGAAGATAAAGAAGTTCAGTGAATGAAATCTTCACGATCTTCATGTCCTTCATGGTTGCATTCTTTTTTGACTGTTTTACATAAAAAATCATTGATAAGAGACTAAGCAGATAGCCGGGAGATAATCCATTGTACCGCCTGTAACAGGTCAATGGCGATAAACGCAGGTCTTGTTCCTGTTTTTTGTGCCAGTTGTTCCTGTGCCTTTTTGCCGTATCCGGTCAGTACCAGGATGCCTTCAGCCCTGATTTGGTTCGCAAGTTCCATGTCCACACATTTATCGCCCACCACAAATAATCGTCGTTCCCCCAGCTGCAAATCATCAATCGCCTGTTCGACCATCCCGGGATGAGGTTTGCGGCAATTACATGCGCGGCGATAAGGTCCTGTCCCTTTCGTCGGGTGATGGGGACAGTAATAAATAGCGTCAAGGTATGCCAATTTTGTTTCCAGGAGTTTATTGAGCCGTTGGTGCAGTTGTTCGACCAGGGATTCAGAAAAATAACCCCGGGCAACTCCTGACTGGTTGGTAATCATAATGACCGGTATTCCGGCCTTATTGAGCAGCCCAATAGCCCGGGCAGCTCCGGGAATGAGCTTGAGCTGCCTGATATCATCCAGGTAGCCGACTTCTTCGATAACCGTGCCGTCACGGTCCAGGAAAACCGCTGTTTTTTGGGTTATCGTTGGGTCTGATGATTGGATGGGCATGATTTTATCCCGATTATATCAACGTAGGTTTAATGGGGGGTACTATACCCTAATGACAAGCGGGATTCAAGCAGCTCAATGAAACGATTTTGCGGTTCAATCTGCAAATCGATGTCAGCAACCAGCAATTCCGGCAGCAACCGGCATGTTTCAGGAAAAGCAGTAATTTTTACCGCATCTTTGGCGGTGGTTACTGTCAGCTGACAGCCGGCGGCTGTCTGGCTGATCTTCTGCAGACTTTTCCGGTCGTAGCTCATGTGGTCAGTAAAGGGAAGGGTGCGTTGCAGTTTGATCCCTATATTCTCAAGCTGTTGGAAAAAATAGTCCGGATTGGCAATGCCGGCAAAAGCCAGTATTTTTTTTCCTTGCAGTTGATCAACAGTAAGCAGCCTGGAGGGCTGTTTGAGGTTGTACAGGGATCTGAGATGATAGCTGGCAGTAAACAGCCGTGTAGGCGAGATGAAATCGAAAACCTTGCGACTTTTTTTGGCAAAATATGTATGTTGGGCATCAAACTTGTTGAAAATTAGCAGGTCCGCTCTTTGCAGGGCTGAAATCGGTTCCCTCAAGGGGCCGGCCGGCAGCAGGAGTCCATTGCCAAAAAGCCGTTGGCTGTCGATCATGACAATATTCACGCTACGCCGTAGCCGGCGGTGCTGAAAACCATCATCCATGATGATGATATCCGGTTGCCAGCGGGAACAAACAGCCCGGGCTCCCCGGCTGCGGTCAGCATCCAATACCAAGGCGGCTTGGGGGTGCCGGGCGTGCAGCATGGCGGCTTCATCACCCAGTTCACTGACACCACGCATATTTGTTGCCCCCGGGAGAAGTACAAGCGGGTTCTGACTGCCACTGCGTTTATAGCCCCGGCTCATGATTGCCACCTTTTTCCCCTGACGGCTGAAATAGTCTGTTAACCAGGAGACCATCGGGGTTTTTCCAGTGCCACCGACCGTCAGGTTGCCCACACAGATGACGGGTACGGACGCCTGTGTGGTACTGAGCAGGTTGAAGTCATAAAGCAGATTACGGCTGTAAATTGCCAGCCGGTAGCCCAGGGAAGCTGGATAGAGGAGGCTTTGGCTAAGCAGGTGGATGGTTTTTTTATTCATTGGGTGGTAATAGTGGTGATTGGAGATAGCCTTCAACGCAGATGTCGGTGCCAAAACGCTTGATTTTCAAATCGTTTATTCTTTGGGCTTCGGGAATAAAATCAATGCCCCGGCCGCCCATCATGCCGGTGGAGCCCCGGCCACCAATCAGCAGGGGGGCGAAAAAGAAACATATTTTATCAACAATGCCGGCATCCACGGATGAACCGCTGATTTCAGAGCCGCCCTCAATAAGTACAGACATGATTTCAAGTTTGCCCAGTTCGTTCATTAAAATTTTCAGGTCCAGTTGCCCCAGGTCATTAGCCGGTATCTGCAGCAGGCGATGGACCCTGTCCTGATAAAGTTTAAGCTCATCATGTTTTTTACAGCTGGTGGCCAGGATGAGCTTTTCCCGGGCGTCAGCACCAAAAATATTGGCATGTAGTGG
The nucleotide sequence above comes from Pseudomonadota bacterium. Encoded proteins:
- a CDS encoding Trm112 family protein, which translates into the protein MAFNKELLDILVCPQCKKELTLTADENWLICDNCRLRYPIRDNIPIMLIDETKPLANENG
- a CDS encoding HAD family hydrolase; amino-acid sequence: MPIQSSDPTITQKTAVFLDRDGTVIEEVGYLDDIRQLKLIPGAARAIGLLNKAGIPVIMITNQSGVARGYFSESLVEQLHQRLNKLLETKLAYLDAIYYCPHHPTKGTGPYRRACNCRKPHPGMVEQAIDDLQLGERRLFVVGDKCVDMELANQIRAEGILVLTGYGKKAQEQLAQKTGTRPAFIAIDLLQAVQWIISRLSA
- the lpxK gene encoding tetraacyldisaccharide 4'-kinase; translation: MNKKTIHLLSQSLLYPASLGYRLAIYSRNLLYDFNLLSTTQASVPVICVGNLTVGGTGKTPMVSWLTDYFSRQGKKVAIMSRGYKRSGSQNPLVLLPGATNMRGVSELGDEAAMLHARHPQAALVLDADRSRGARAVCSRWQPDIIIMDDGFQHRRLRRSVNIVMIDSQRLFGNGLLLPAGPLREPISALQRADLLIFNKFDAQHTYFAKKSRKVFDFISPTRLFTASYHLRSLYNLKQPSRLLTVDQLQGKKILAFAGIANPDYFFQQLENIGIKLQRTLPFTDHMSYDRKSLQKISQTAAGCQLTVTTAKDAVKITAFPETCRLLPELLVADIDLQIEPQNRFIELLESRLSLGYSTPH